A window of the Streptomyces sp. NBC_01351 genome harbors these coding sequences:
- a CDS encoding DUF6415 family natural product biosynthesis protein: MTTTPDTQQPVLADAVRALCARVLTPDTYRIPGSEVRQTTALLQGYVRLLLGEKGDVSQACTDAERLLSHGPGEGRLGAWIHMRALARVCRVLLIERQVRQRRNRAAADQAPKDPDLVVTQ, translated from the coding sequence ATGACGACCACGCCCGATACCCAGCAGCCGGTACTCGCGGACGCCGTGCGCGCCCTGTGCGCTCGTGTCCTCACTCCTGACACCTACCGGATACCGGGCAGTGAAGTACGGCAGACCACGGCCCTGCTGCAGGGCTACGTCCGGCTCCTGCTCGGCGAGAAGGGCGACGTCAGCCAAGCCTGTACGGATGCCGAGCGGCTCCTGTCGCACGGGCCCGGCGAGGGGCGGCTCGGGGCCTGGATTCATATGCGGGCCCTCGCCCGCGTCTGTCGTGTCCTGCTGATCGAGCGCCAGGTGCGGCAGCGGCGCAACAGAGCAGCCGCCGACCAGGCGCCGAAGGACCCGGACTTGGTGGTGACGCAGTGA
- a CDS encoding MBL fold metallo-hydrolase, with the protein MAAAPVGLELTFLGHQTWHITDGLSSVLLDPILAPAFGAGSLEFEIWPPRAVDIEGMPTPNAVILSHEHLDHFHLPSLDLLARTVPVYTGTTTPAAVTDAIEALGFTVHRVDHTQPLNVGDIEITLYPAGARTLFWEKRVSQPLVRLSGTTDNDVFIGVDADVSDLYIEQLAQGTLTPPRLAVVSNNAQTVPYGALGADNNLLPGMDGPRNRTTGLQILNGLLIDYLKPLDGVRDVALCGNGFTAPRSPHGPFLYADHKALAATANELQHLFRVHGPRPGDRLTVPAGDGPLTTSRVPWVTPDPVAEKSALAALAGFLDSPQHVEPTPVTPALAEEDWEKADALVAEELPRLARELIATRTGALATSIHDYLAGPLGAHRAVLRLLDPPGRPGEIDSYAWNITGPAWDKIATTSREEAMAAHPFGVEIYFQDFAAVFLGRAQIWDVVGGSYQGWHIGENLDSPVYALFAIYGEHQRPDLAARCYAHSLAALGIPQESAA; encoded by the coding sequence ATGGCAGCAGCCCCCGTCGGCCTGGAACTGACCTTCCTCGGCCACCAGACCTGGCACATCACCGACGGCCTCTCCTCCGTCCTCCTCGACCCGATCCTCGCGCCCGCCTTCGGCGCCGGGAGCCTGGAGTTCGAGATCTGGCCGCCCCGCGCCGTGGACATCGAGGGCATGCCCACCCCCAACGCGGTGATCCTCAGCCACGAGCACCTGGACCACTTCCACCTCCCCTCGCTCGACCTTCTCGCCCGCACGGTGCCCGTCTACACCGGCACCACCACCCCGGCCGCCGTCACCGACGCCATCGAAGCCCTGGGGTTCACCGTGCACCGCGTGGACCACACCCAGCCGCTGAACGTCGGCGACATCGAGATCACCCTCTACCCCGCCGGCGCCCGCACCCTCTTCTGGGAGAAGCGCGTCTCCCAGCCCCTGGTCCGCCTGTCCGGCACCACCGACAACGACGTCTTCATCGGCGTCGACGCCGACGTCTCCGACCTCTACATCGAGCAGCTGGCCCAGGGCACCCTCACTCCGCCCCGGCTCGCCGTGGTCTCCAACAACGCCCAGACCGTCCCGTACGGGGCCCTCGGCGCGGACAACAACCTGCTGCCCGGCATGGACGGCCCCCGAAACCGCACCACCGGCCTCCAGATCCTCAACGGCCTGCTCATCGACTACCTCAAGCCCCTGGACGGCGTACGGGACGTCGCCCTGTGCGGGAACGGCTTCACCGCGCCCCGCAGCCCCCACGGCCCGTTCCTCTACGCCGACCACAAGGCCCTGGCCGCGACCGCGAACGAACTCCAGCACCTCTTCCGCGTCCACGGCCCCCGCCCCGGCGACCGCCTCACCGTCCCGGCGGGCGACGGCCCGCTCACCACCTCCCGCGTCCCCTGGGTCACACCCGACCCCGTGGCGGAGAAGTCCGCGCTCGCCGCACTCGCCGGCTTCCTCGACTCCCCGCAGCACGTCGAGCCGACCCCGGTCACTCCGGCCCTGGCCGAGGAGGATTGGGAGAAGGCCGACGCCCTGGTGGCCGAGGAGCTGCCCCGGCTCGCCCGGGAGCTGATCGCCACCCGTACCGGCGCCCTGGCCACCAGCATCCACGACTACCTCGCCGGCCCTCTCGGAGCGCACCGCGCCGTCCTGCGCCTGCTCGACCCGCCCGGCCGGCCCGGCGAGATCGACTCGTACGCCTGGAACATCACCGGCCCTGCATGGGACAAGATCGCCACGACCAGCCGGGAGGAGGCCATGGCCGCCCACCCCTTCGGCGTCGAGATCTACTTCCAGGACTTCGCCGCCGTCTTCCTCGGTCGTGCCCAGATCTGGGACGTCGTCGGCGGCTCGTACCAGGGCTGGCACATAGGCGAGAACCTCGACTCCCCGGTCTACGCCCTCTTCGCGATCTACGGCGAGCACCAGCGGCCCGACCTCGCCGCCCGCTGCTACGCCCACAGCCTCGCCGCGCTCGGCATCCCGCAGGAGAGCGCGGCATGA
- a CDS encoding VOC family protein, with translation MRGIRTVMVFVDDPEAAARWWGDIFETEVKLDINGTAVYAWLDLDGLEFGFHQASPKANAHGRSTVPYWSVEDLDTERKRLLEAGCTHHRGPLDVEPGRRICQLIDPFGTVFGLDGP, from the coding sequence GTGCGCGGTATCCGCACCGTCATGGTCTTCGTCGACGACCCCGAAGCCGCCGCCCGCTGGTGGGGCGACATCTTCGAAACCGAGGTCAAGCTCGACATCAACGGCACCGCCGTCTACGCCTGGCTCGACCTCGACGGACTCGAGTTCGGCTTCCACCAGGCATCCCCCAAAGCCAACGCCCACGGAAGAAGCACCGTCCCGTACTGGTCCGTCGAGGACCTCGACACCGAACGCAAGCGCCTCTTGGAAGCGGGCTGCACCCACCACCGCGGCCCCCTCGACGTGGAGCCAGGCCGACGCATCTGCCAGCTCATCGACCCGTTCGGC